The DNA region GCTGAACCGCGATCTTCTTGACTTCCTCCTCCGGAACCGGAGGCGGGTTGGTCGAACCGCCGACGAAACCCGTGACTTTCGGCGTGCTCGTGACCGTGTGCCAGGTGTCGTTGGTCAGCTCCATCTGCACGAGCACGTAACCCGGGTACAGGTTGCGCGTCGCAGTGCGCTTCTTTCCCTTGACGAGCTCGACGACCTGCTCGGACGGAACCAGCGTCTCGCCGAAGAGGTTTTCCTGCCCGAACGCACGAATGCGCTCCTCGAGCTGCCTCCGCACGCTCTGTTCATATCCGGAGTACGTGTGCACGACGTACCACTGCTTGTCGGCCATCTCGCTTCCTTGTCCTCAGAACGCCTGACGCATCATCAGCGATTGAACGCTACGCGCATCACGAGCGACAGCATGTAGTCGATCGCACCCAGATAAGCCGACACCACCAGCACGACGATGAGCACGACCCAGGTGAACGCCTGCGTTTCCTTGCGCGACGGCCAGTACACGCGCTTCAGCTCGTTGACGGCCTCGTCGGCGAACGTCCGCCCCTGCGTGACCCACTGCGTGGGACCCGGCCTGGGCGAGGTTGGCTCGTTCTGTGTC from Candidatus Limnocylindrales bacterium includes:
- the nusG gene encoding transcription termination/antitermination protein NusG codes for the protein MADKQWYVVHTYSGYEQSVRRQLEERIRAFGQENLFGETLVPSEQVVELVKGKKRTATRNLYPGYVLVQMELTNDTWHTVTSTPKVTGFVGGSTNPPPVPEEEVKKIAVQLQEGSTRPKAKVAFEVGEQVKVIDGPFADFSGVVEEVRADKGTLKVAITIFGRSTSVEMELVQVEKM
- the secE gene encoding preprotein translocase subunit SecE, with translation MAATGQTQNEPTSPRPGPTQWVTQGRTFADEAVNELKRVYWPSRKETQAFTWVVLIVVLVVSAYLGAIDYMLSLVMRVAFNR